GTGAGACCGCTTCACTGGTCTTCATCACATCCTGAATGACCCACGGCTGTCTGCCGACCTCGGTGACGATCCAGCCGAGTTCGACCGCGAGGATGCCCAGCAGTGACGAGCCCATCAGTGCCTTGTGTAACAGACCATCATTCAGTAGCTGGCCCTTGTACCATCGGTAGCCACCCCAGAACGATAACAGGATGAACCAAAATCCCAGACCGACCATCGCACGGAAAGCCCAGAAGACGATGGCGACCGGCGGCGCCTGGCTCTCAAAGGTGTTCAATCCACGTATCTCGGCGGTCGGATCACCCCCGCTGGCGAGCCACGACGCGCCACCGGGTATCCCGATGCCGAACAGTTCCTTCGCCCGTGGGTCGGTGATCGAATCGAGGTTCGTCGGGACGGCGATAAGATACTCAGGCACGTAGGAGTCGGTCTCCCAGACGGCCTCCATTGCGGCAAACTTCTGCGGTTGGGTTTCGGCGACCGAGCGGGCGTACATGTCGCCCTGATAGACTTGAAACGGGGCCGTGATCAGCAGAGCGACGAGGGCGATCTTCAGGGTCATCTCCCAGAAATTCACGTTGTCGACATCGATCCCACGAACGTGGTGTTTGAACACGTAGTAGGCGGCGATGCCGGCCATGAAGAGCGCGACCGATTCGACGGCCGCGTTCTGCATGTGGACAAACATGTAGCCGAATCGGGGGTTAAAATACGCTGCAAGCGGATCGACGAGCTTAACGACCGTCTGGCCGCCCTCGGTGACTAGTTCATAGCCACGCGGGGTTTGCATCCATGAGTTCGCGATGAGAATCCACACGGCTGAGAGCCACGTGCCAAGACCGACAGCGACGCTTGAAATGAAGTAGAGCGTGTCATCGACGCGCTCACGGCCGAAAACGAAGATCCCGAGGAACGTCGCCTCTAGCATGAACGCCATCATCCCCTCAACGGCTAGCGGGCCACCAAACAGTTCGCCGGCGGCAATCGAAAACGCCGCGAAGTTCGTCCCGAACTCGAATTCGAGGACGATTCCAGTAACGGTGCCGACAACAAAGGAGATGGCGAAGATCTTGGTCCAGAAGCGACGCAACTGTTCGTACACCGGCTCGCCAGTTCGAATGTCCTTCCATGTAAAATAGATAAGAAACGGGGCTAACCCCATGCTCATCACCGGAAAGATGATATGGACGATTGTGGTGAGGGCGAACTGGAGCCGGCTAGCGATAAGTGGATCGACCATGGCTGAAGGAGTGGCTAACAGCCGATTCTAAAGAACATATCATGTTAAACATAT
This genomic stretch from Halorubrum depositum harbors:
- a CDS encoding cytochrome ubiquinol oxidase subunit I → MVDPLIASRLQFALTTIVHIIFPVMSMGLAPFLIYFTWKDIRTGEPVYEQLRRFWTKIFAISFVVGTVTGIVLEFEFGTNFAAFSIAAGELFGGPLAVEGMMAFMLEATFLGIFVFGRERVDDTLYFISSVAVGLGTWLSAVWILIANSWMQTPRGYELVTEGGQTVVKLVDPLAAYFNPRFGYMFVHMQNAAVESVALFMAGIAAYYVFKHHVRGIDVDNVNFWEMTLKIALVALLITAPFQVYQGDMYARSVAETQPQKFAAMEAVWETDSYVPEYLIAVPTNLDSITDPRAKELFGIGIPGGASWLASGGDPTAEIRGLNTFESQAPPVAIVFWAFRAMVGLGFWFILLSFWGGYRWYKGQLLNDGLLHKALMGSSLLGILAVELGWIVTEVGRQPWVIQDVMKTSEAVSPGLTGTEATISLVGFAVVYLALLGLYTYVITRVIRNGPPGREQLRERPDRTPMLDTSAAGGTDDD